In Candidatus Bathyarchaeota archaeon, one genomic interval encodes:
- a CDS encoding DUF89 family protein yields the protein ATVREALEIGLDKVVDRLISTGSNTCGLGVHELDRELEAALKESDLIICKGQANYEELSEIEGLLKGVIAYLLVVKCELIARELGVGEVGGAVVKCVRRRPL from the coding sequence GCCACGGTCCGGGAGGCCTTGGAGATAGGTTTGGATAAGGTGGTGGACAGGCTCATCTCCACCGGATCCAATACGTGCGGGCTGGGCGTTCACGAGTTGGATCGGGAGCTCGAGGCGGCTTTGAAGGAGTCGGATCTGATAATATGCAAGGGGCAGGCCAACTACGAGGAACTTTCGGAGATCGAGGGGCTTTTAAAGGGCGTAATAGCCTACCTCCTAGTGGTTAAATGTGAGCTGATAGCCCGTGAATTGGGCGTGGGGGAGGTGGGCGGCGCCGTCGTTAAATGCGTGCGGCGGAGGCCCTTGTAG